Part of the Penicillium digitatum chromosome 4, complete sequence genome is shown below.
TGGTGTAAGGCTCGAGCGGTGCCTATTGGGTCTGAATCTCATTTTACCACAGCATCGAAGCAGCATACACGGAAGCGGCGGAGGGGAAACGAATACGTGCCCCTAGAGTCTGCGCTGGATGGCCATGTTTCAACTGAAAATGAACCACCAACGATTCTATCGACTACCTCGTTGAATAACTTCGAGTCTTTATCAGATCTTGCCATTGTCAAGAATCCATCACCAGAGCACGCAATCCTCAGGGTTGAAAACTGGTACGGTAGTGAATTGATTTCTCATTCGTGTGAATATGTCGTTCCACCTGAGTCAAGCTTTGTGCTTTGTACACTACCTCTATTTCAAGCCCAAGCCGACCGGCCATCtgtatccaatggatatcctATTCCCGGTCTGCCTCAGTACCGGAAATTCAATCTCATCCTCATGGACCCGCCCTGGCCAAACAAATCCGTGCGACGCAGCGGGCATTACCCAACACATCAATATTCTGAGATGGATGTGCTTACCGAAGGGTTACGAGATATACTCTGCATCCACTCACATGACCCGACAACAAAGCAGGGGCTACGTTCATCTGAATCCCACTCGGACCCCATCCAAAGCGAGCAGTCTATAGCTGCTATATGGATCACGAATGCGGACAAAGCCCGACGAGCAGCATACGAGGCCTTGAGCGGCGCAGGCTTTTGGATCTGCGAGGAATGGATCTGGGTCAAGACTACATGGGACGGACAACCGATCTCTGCACTGGACGGGCTCTGGCGAAAACCATATGAGATCCTTGTCATTGGCCGCAAGGGTAGCCACAATTCCAACCTCAGTGCTATTGGCAACGCCAAAAATGCACCACCCCTGTCTCAAATGGATGATCTGACGCGGATGAGTGAGGCCATTACCACGAGACGAGTTATCGCTGCGGTTCCGGACTTGCATTCTCGTAAACCGAATCTGAAAtcgattcttgagaatgtGTTTTTCACGGAGACTGGTCAACTCCAGAGTTATTCTGCCCTCGAGGTTTTTGCGCGCAACTTGACAGCTGGCTGGTGGGCTGCTGGCAATGAGGTCCTCCGGTTCAATGAACGGGAGTGCTGGGTCGATCTTGGGAGTACAAAGAATACAGACATGCATGAATATGCATGACTGTCCAAGTCGGGTTTTAGAGTCGGTCAGAAGCGTTACGTTAATCGGTGACCTCCTATGCTGTCAACAAGCGGGGGCTACCTATTGACTCAGCACTTGTGTATACGTGGTGATACATACTTGGTGCATGTTGTATATGATGTATGGTGCATTATATATACATAGAGGAGGTCCTATCCCGGGCGAACACACCGCATGCTTATTCCCCCCGGAGTCCCTTTCATCCCGATGAGTGAACAGCGCGGAAATCCTGCTGCGCTGACAAATTTCATCTTTTTAATTGGAATTGCAACTGTAACCTCGAGCGACTCAACTGCAGTGATGAACAGACATCTTAATTTCTATTAAAAATCTCTTGGGAAACGTGGGAAAAACCCTCTATCGCTTAAATTAACCCCGCGTGACCCCCAAACCCGCCGAAGGAATTCAGCCTCATCGAGTGGACAGAAGTTTCCAACGGTTCTGTCTAAGATCTTCCGGAAATGGCTAAGGATCAAGAAAATGGTGAAATTGATCCAGGGGTCAACGACAATTCGGAACGTCCAAAAAGTTTCAACAGCACCTTCCAAGAAGTTCTCTTCGTCTTAACTGCCACGATGGCCATTGGCCAGCAGTCGTTCTTCCAGGGCTGTATTGTGGGAGTGACTGCATCCATTGGCAGGGATTTACATATGAATTCCGCTGAAATCACCTGGATCAATGCCGGTGCTTCGTACGTTCTCCCCATATTTTTCTAAGCTTCCCCAGTTTTTATATGCAACTTTGATCGATGCTTTTCCCACACTCACCATACAACAAACATCAAATATCAAATATCAAAGAACCATGAACCACTAACCATGCAATCAACATAAACAGCCTTACTAGCGGCGCCTTCCTTCTCACCTTCGGAAAGCTAGCCGACATGTTCGGACGCAAAGTGCTCTTCATCATCGGCATGGGCGGTTTCACCATCTCATTACTCATCGTCGGCTTTGCAAAAAACGCCCTCTACATGGATATATTCTCTGGAGTTCTAGGTTTATTCGCAGCCGCCGTCGTTCCACCCGCGGTCGGCACTCTAGGCGCAACTTACGAGAAGCCCTCAAAGCGAAAGAACCTTGCCTTTGCCTGCTTCAGCGCGGGAAACCCGCTGGGGTTTGTCGGTGGCATGATCATTTCCGGTGTCGCGGCGCATTTGTATAACTGGCGCGCTTCATTCTGGGCCCTTGCGGTTGTCTATGCCATCTTTACCATTTTGACCGTCTGGACGGTGCCCACTGATGGGTTTACTAGGACGCCTTTGAGTGTTCAGGCTTTGAAGCAATTAGATCTTCTTGGGATGATCTTGATTGTTGTTGGGTTTGCGTTATTCTCGAGTTCGCTTTCGTATGTTTTCCCTTGTGAACCGGATAATTTCTTGGGATTTCCGCTGACTACTCAAGTAGTCTCGCTGCAGATGCTCCAGATGGCTGGAAAACGGAATACGTTCTTGCTCTGCTTCTTGTGGGCTTTTTCCTTCTCGTTGCATTTCTATACTGGCAATCCGTTGCTACAAACCCTCTGATGCCTCTTTGGGTCTGGCAAGATCGTAACTTCTCCCTTGTGTGTATGCCCCCTTTCCAAGGAGATTTAGGCCAAAACTAACTGTTCAGCTCATCGGAGCCTGCTGCCTTGGCTTCATGGGGTTCTCTGCCGTCagtttcttcctctccctctACCTTCAAAACTTAAAACATTTGTCTGCCCTTGAAATCACCGTCCAGCTACTCCCAATGGTTGTCAACGGGGTGCTGGTCAACGTCGTCTGCGGTCTGGTCCTGCACCGCGTAAGCAACAAAATCCTAACCGGCATCGGAGCACTGGCGTATACAGCCTCGTTCCTTATCCTGAGCTTCATGAAGCAAGAAGCTACCTATTGGGCATTTATCTTCCCAGCGCTAGTTCTTGTAGTTGTTGGTGCTGACATCCAATTCAACGTCACAAATGTACGCTCAGCTCCATGCCCTGTCCATTCCTTGTCTTTGAGGGGTATTGATTAACTTCATCTAGATGTACGTGATGTCTACCCTCCCACCATCCCAGCAATCCGTTGCCGGCGGTATATTCAACACTGTCATCAAGTTGTGTAACAACCTGGGCGTTGGCATTGCCACTTCTGTGGAGAGCTCAGTC
Proteins encoded:
- a CDS encoding Major facilitator superfamily domain, general substrate transporter: MAKDQENGEIDPGVNDNSERPKSFNSTFQEVLFVLTATMAIGQQSFFQGCIVGVTASIGRDLHMNSAEITWINAGASLTSGAFLLTFGKLADMFGRKVLFIIGMGGFTISLLIVGFAKNALYMDIFSGVLGLFAAAVVPPAVGTLGATYEKPSKRKNLAFACFSAGNPLGFVGGMIISGVAAHLYNWRASFWALAVVYAIFTILTVWTVPTDGFTRTPLSVQALKQLDLLGMILIVVGFALFSSSLSLAADAPDGWKTEYVLALLLVGFFLLVAFLYWQSVATNPLMPLWVWQDRNFSLLIGACCLGFMGFSAVSFFLSLYLQNLKHLSALEITVQLLPMVVNGVLVNVVCGLVLHRVSNKILTGIGALAYTASFLILSFMKQEATYWAFIFPALVLVVVGADIQFNVTNMYVMSTLPPSQQSVAGGIFNTVIKLCNNLGVGIATSVESSVALRMTTSTPAIRPYLSVYWFAAAASGVSLLLVPFLTIGKQGNNVPSNDRLISEEAGGKTAVTVNADSGMSSTFDITEHEKR
- a CDS encoding MT-A70 family, with translation MSNTSQEETAILFQDTKTYLLDIPHSIALAQEGRPATHQQPSPESSSGTQKGHCRKILNLLSCSPIKEPYPSTEPKTPAALAKVLNKIPISEKRFHSELILPLVRDSLETIKAGYSHDRRWCKARAVPIGSESHFTTASKQHTRKRRRGNEYVPLESALDGHVSTENEPPTILSTTSLNNFESLSDLAIVKNPSPEHAILRVENWYGSELISHSCEYVVPPESSFVLCTLPLFQAQADRPSVSNGYPIPGLPQYRKFNLILMDPPWPNKSVRRSGHYPTHQYSEMDVLTEGLRDILCIHSHDPTTKQGLRSSESHSDPIQSEQSIAAIWITNADKARRAAYEALSGAGFWICEEWIWVKTTWDGQPISALDGLWRKPYEILVIGRKGSHNSNLSAIGNAKNAPPLSQMDDLTRMSEAITTRRVIAAVPDLHSRKPNLKSILENVFFTETGQLQSYSALEVFARNLTAGWWAAGNEVLRFNERECWVDLGSTKNTDMHEYA